A window from Rhizosphaericola mali encodes these proteins:
- a CDS encoding DUF885 family protein → MKKYGLIIIGSICCSFSLADAQMSSEPCVPCQEVPTLMQQYKADYQQLFSFYSPHIGNYFVAKNTTEVKGASEEKLQRLRKCNEVYLQKIEQLSFSKLPQECKVDYILFKRNLEEVNQEIDETLHTYQDLKSAFTFEDIIYDLGKTRRRGDSFSYEKKAYQFDSIAKVLNNNVTILNQKKLSLAELKVAEAKVNDIETTIEWVDNFYKGYQPMYSWWMKTPVVALMDGLKSFQTKILENEKAYQFHDGSGIVGMPIGREELMNQLKFEMIPYSPEELIDQANKEFAWCDQEMLKASKEMGFGLDWKKAVEKVKNSYVPVGEQPQLINDLYQQSIDFVKKHDMVTIPPIAEETWGMDMMPPERQRINPFFTGGNEITISYPTDNMSESDKLMSMRGNNPHFSRSTVFHELIPGHNLEFYYMRRNRTYRDYSTPFWVEGWSLYWELLLWDKQFPRGPEDRIGMLFWRMTRCARIIFSLNYHLGKWSPQQCIDYLVDRVDYERANAEGEVRRSFEGSYSPLYQVGYLVGGQQILALKKDLVDKGEKMSLKQFNDAVMQLNAMPIEMVRAILKGEKLTANYKTNWRFYDK, encoded by the coding sequence ATGAAAAAATATGGCTTAATTATAATAGGGAGTATTTGTTGTTCATTTTCTTTAGCTGATGCCCAAATGTCTAGCGAACCTTGTGTGCCTTGTCAAGAAGTTCCTACTTTAATGCAGCAATATAAGGCAGACTATCAACAACTTTTTAGTTTTTACTCCCCACATATTGGTAATTATTTTGTCGCAAAAAATACAACTGAAGTAAAAGGTGCATCTGAAGAAAAGTTACAACGTCTTAGAAAATGTAATGAGGTATATCTTCAAAAAATTGAACAGCTTTCTTTTAGTAAATTACCCCAAGAATGTAAGGTGGATTACATTTTATTCAAACGTAATTTAGAAGAAGTGAACCAAGAAATAGATGAAACATTACATACTTATCAAGATCTCAAATCTGCATTTACTTTTGAAGATATCATTTATGATCTTGGAAAAACGCGTCGAAGAGGTGATTCTTTTTCTTATGAGAAAAAAGCCTATCAATTTGATTCTATCGCTAAAGTTCTGAACAATAATGTTACGATACTCAATCAAAAAAAGTTATCGTTGGCGGAATTGAAAGTTGCAGAGGCTAAGGTTAATGACATTGAAACGACTATTGAATGGGTCGATAATTTTTATAAAGGATATCAGCCAATGTATAGTTGGTGGATGAAGACTCCTGTGGTGGCATTAATGGATGGGTTAAAATCCTTTCAAACCAAAATACTGGAAAATGAAAAGGCATATCAATTCCATGATGGTTCTGGTATTGTAGGAATGCCTATTGGTCGCGAAGAATTAATGAATCAATTGAAATTTGAAATGATTCCTTATTCACCAGAAGAATTGATTGATCAGGCTAACAAAGAATTTGCTTGGTGCGATCAAGAAATGTTAAAAGCTAGTAAAGAAATGGGCTTCGGTTTGGATTGGAAAAAAGCGGTTGAAAAGGTAAAAAACTCCTATGTTCCAGTTGGTGAACAACCGCAGTTGATCAATGATCTGTATCAGCAATCTATAGATTTTGTAAAGAAGCATGATATGGTGACGATTCCGCCAATAGCGGAAGAGACATGGGGCATGGATATGATGCCTCCTGAACGTCAGCGAATCAATCCATTCTTTACTGGCGGGAATGAAATAACCATTTCTTATCCTACAGATAATATGTCAGAAAGTGATAAGTTAATGAGTATGAGAGGAAATAATCCTCATTTTTCTCGATCGACGGTTTTTCATGAGTTGATTCCTGGTCATAATCTTGAGTTTTACTATATGCGACGTAACCGCACTTACAGAGACTATAGTACGCCTTTTTGGGTGGAAGGATGGAGTCTTTATTGGGAACTATTATTGTGGGATAAACAGTTTCCTCGTGGTCCAGAAGATCGTATTGGTATGCTGTTTTGGCGTATGACAAGATGCGCGCGTATCATATTTTCACTAAATTATCATTTAGGTAAATGGTCGCCTCAACAATGCATTGATTATTTAGTTGATCGCGTAGATTACGAACGTGCGAATGCTGAGGGGGAAGTGCGTCGCTCTTTTGAAGGTTCTTATTCTCCATTGTATCAGGTAGGCTATTTGGTTGGTGGACAACAGATTTTAGCGCTTAAAAAAGATTTAGTAGATAAAGGTGAAAAGATGTCACTTAAGCAATTTAATGATGCCGTGATGCAGCTAAATGCTATGCCAATTGAGATGGTGAGGGCAATTTTGAAAGGAGAGAAGTTGACAGCAAATTATAAAACTAATTGGCGTTTTTACGATAAATAG
- a CDS encoding SusD/RagB family nutrient-binding outer membrane lipoprotein, protein MKLYNSGFLVSVFALILIGCSKYLDVNSNPNQPTDVPEKEILAPLELSITTSLSGGPDAVNTNEWMQIMTPNQTAPNSATYYVLTSTFDGYWYTYYTTIMNNLYLLNLKADADGNDVYAGISKVLMAYSLGNATDLWGDIPYTQAFLGVNQSNPKYDSQESIYDSLHVLLDSAIVQLTSAGGQSVGSEDYFYSGDATKWIKFAYTLKARNYMHLINASGYTKNTQAQLALAALDNGMVDYNDDCKYTYDGSTAISSWSQYFTQTATEVMSSHIVDTLKNTNDPRLSYLIAKSGEDKDGSYVGLLIGSTPATSYYAISELGDFYGAKSSSGYVMAADEAIFLKAEAELYVDGYASAQSYYYNGIVNNFLKMGIDTTGTSAQAYLKNYGTLESSTALAQIMYQKSIANFLSLENFTDWRRTGYPVLNVVNNAYSSSIPRRFYYPYTELTENTNTPKNVKLSDRVWWDAN, encoded by the coding sequence ATGAAATTATATAATAGTGGATTTTTAGTTTCGGTATTTGCACTTATTTTGATAGGCTGTTCTAAATACTTAGACGTTAATTCCAATCCAAATCAGCCAACTGATGTTCCTGAAAAAGAAATTTTAGCGCCGCTAGAATTGTCAATTACAACAAGCCTTTCTGGAGGTCCAGATGCCGTTAATACAAATGAATGGATGCAGATTATGACACCAAATCAAACGGCTCCAAACTCTGCGACCTATTATGTACTTACAAGTACATTCGATGGATACTGGTATACTTATTATACTACAATAATGAATAATTTGTACTTATTAAATTTGAAAGCTGATGCGGATGGAAATGATGTTTACGCGGGGATTTCAAAGGTATTAATGGCTTATTCATTAGGAAATGCGACAGATTTATGGGGCGATATTCCTTATACTCAGGCATTTTTGGGTGTTAATCAATCTAATCCTAAATATGATAGTCAAGAATCTATATATGATTCACTTCACGTACTACTTGATAGTGCAATAGTTCAATTGACTTCGGCAGGTGGACAAAGTGTCGGTTCGGAAGATTATTTTTATAGTGGAGATGCTACTAAGTGGATTAAATTTGCATATACGCTTAAAGCAAGAAATTACATGCATTTGATTAATGCAAGTGGATATACTAAAAATACACAAGCGCAGCTTGCTCTTGCTGCTCTTGATAATGGTATGGTTGACTATAATGATGATTGCAAATATACTTATGATGGTTCTACTGCAATATCCTCTTGGAGTCAATATTTTACACAAACTGCAACAGAAGTGATGTCTAGTCATATAGTTGACACTTTAAAAAATACAAATGATCCAAGGTTGTCTTATTTGATCGCTAAATCTGGTGAAGATAAAGATGGTTCATATGTAGGTTTATTAATAGGTTCTACACCAGCAACTTCTTATTATGCAATATCTGAATTGGGTGATTTCTATGGAGCCAAGAGTTCTAGTGGTTATGTAATGGCTGCAGATGAAGCTATATTTTTAAAAGCTGAAGCTGAACTATATGTTGATGGTTATGCGTCTGCTCAATCCTATTATTATAATGGTATTGTCAATAATTTCTTGAAAATGGGTATTGATACTACAGGAACATCTGCTCAGGCATATTTGAAAAATTACGGTACGTTAGAATCTTCCACTGCATTAGCTCAGATTATGTATCAAAAATCAATCGCGAATTTCTTGTCATTAGAAAACTTTACAGATTGGAGGCGCACAGGTTATCCGGTATTAAACGTGGTAAATAATGCTTATTCATCATCTATACCAAGACGTTTTTATTACCCATATACAGAGCTTACAGAGAATACGAATACACCTAAAAATGTAAAATTGTCAGATCGTGTTTGGTGGGATGCTAATTAA